In a single window of the Saccharothrix australiensis genome:
- the cobJ gene encoding precorrin-3B C(17)-methyltransferase: MTGRLYGVGVGPGDPELVTVKAARLIGEADVVVFHSARHGRSVARRIAEPYLRGDQVEEQLVYPVTTEDSDDYQGEIDAFYAESAARLAAHLDAGRTVVVLAAGDPFFYGSYMHLHKRLADRYPAEVVPGVTSVSAGAAVLGRPLVERDEVLTVLPGTLPAEVLAEHLAGGDPVAVMKLGRTFPTVRAALERSGRLAEAWYVERATTGKQRTAPLSEVDADGVPYFSLALLPSKAGPVAGNGVRADGDAAQADAHAARIDAHAARADAHAARAGAGNSRADAEGARAGAGEVVVVGLGPAGPEWLTPEARDALAAADDLVGYVTYLDRVTTGPRQRRHASDNKVESERAAFALDLARRGRRVAVVSSGDPGVFAMASAVLEVAAEEQFADVPVRVLPGLTAAHAVASRVGAPLGHDYCVVSLSDRLKPWDVIAGRLEAAAGADLVLAIYNPASRSRTWQVEAARDLLLRHRSPDTPVVIGRDVGGPEETVRVVRLADLDPAAVDMRCLLLVGSSQTRRTDRGTVFTPRRYPG; this comes from the coding sequence ATGACCGGCAGGCTGTACGGCGTCGGAGTGGGTCCGGGCGACCCCGAACTGGTGACGGTCAAGGCCGCGCGCCTGATCGGCGAGGCGGACGTCGTCGTGTTCCACAGCGCGCGGCACGGCCGCAGCGTGGCGCGCCGGATCGCCGAGCCCTACCTGCGCGGCGACCAGGTCGAGGAGCAGCTCGTCTACCCGGTGACGACCGAGGACTCCGACGACTACCAGGGCGAGATCGACGCGTTCTACGCGGAGAGCGCCGCCCGCCTGGCCGCCCACCTGGACGCGGGCCGGACGGTGGTGGTGCTGGCCGCGGGCGACCCGTTCTTCTACGGCTCGTACATGCACCTGCACAAGCGGCTGGCGGACCGCTACCCGGCGGAGGTCGTGCCCGGTGTGACGTCGGTGAGCGCCGGCGCGGCCGTGCTCGGCAGGCCGCTGGTGGAGCGGGACGAGGTGCTGACCGTGCTGCCCGGCACGCTGCCGGCGGAGGTGCTGGCGGAGCACCTGGCGGGCGGGGACCCGGTGGCGGTGATGAAGCTGGGCCGCACGTTCCCGACCGTGCGGGCGGCGCTGGAGCGGTCCGGGCGGCTGGCCGAGGCGTGGTACGTGGAGCGGGCGACGACGGGCAAGCAGCGCACCGCGCCGCTGTCCGAAGTGGACGCCGACGGCGTGCCGTACTTCTCGCTCGCCCTGCTGCCCAGCAAGGCCGGCCCGGTGGCGGGGAACGGCGTGCGGGCCGACGGCGACGCCGCACAAGCCGATGCGCACGCCGCACGGATCGACGCGCACGCCGCACGGGCTGACGCGCACGCCGCACGGGCCGGTGCGGGGAACTCGCGGGCGGACGCGGAAGGCGCGCGGGCGGGTGCCGGCGAGGTGGTCGTCGTCGGCCTGGGCCCGGCCGGTCCCGAGTGGCTCACCCCCGAGGCGCGTGACGCGCTGGCCGCCGCCGACGACCTCGTCGGGTACGTCACCTACCTGGACCGCGTCACGACCGGCCCCCGGCAGCGCAGGCACGCCTCGGACAACAAGGTCGAGTCCGAGCGGGCCGCGTTCGCGCTGGACCTGGCCCGGCGCGGCAGGCGGGTCGCGGTCGTGTCGTCCGGCGACCCCGGCGTGTTCGCGATGGCCAGCGCCGTGCTGGAGGTCGCCGCCGAGGAGCAGTTCGCCGACGTCCCGGTGCGGGTGCTGCCCGGCCTGACCGCCGCGCACGCCGTCGCCAGCCGGGTCGGCGCGCCGCTGGGCCACGACTACTGCGTGGTGTCGCTGTCGGACCGGCTCAAGCCGTGGGACGTCATCGCCGGCCGGTTGGAGGCCGCCGCCGGGGCCGACCTGGTGCTCGCGATCTACAACCCGGCGTCGCGCAGCCGCACCTGGCAGGTGGAGGCGGCCCGCGACCTGCTGCTGCGCCACCGGTCACCCGACACGCCCGTGGTGATCGGGCGGGACGTCGGCGGGCCGGAGGAGACCGTCCGGGTGGTGCGGCTGGCCGACCTCGACCCGGCCGCCGTGGACATGCGGTGCCTGCTCCTGGTCGGGTCCTCGCAGACCCGGCGCACGGACCGGGGAACGGTGTTCACCCCTCGCCGCTACCCGGGGTGA
- the cobN gene encoding cobaltochelatase subunit CobN — MILLLSTSDTDLLSARSSGADFRLGNPARLAADDLPDLLEGVDLVVVRILGGRRMWEEGLDLLLAGPRPVVVLGGEQNPDAPLMELSTVPGGVCAEAHAYLAHGGPANLAELHKFLSDTVLLTGFGFAPPRPAPTWGVLERPARADRSDATRADGGRSGDDRTTDSDTTDSDTTGSATTGGRTAGGSDRGEGPVIAVLYYRAHHVAGNTAFVHALCDAIEAKGGRPLPVYCASLRTAEPELLAELAKADALVVTVLAAGGTNPATASAGGDDDAWDVGALAALDIPILQGLCLTSSRAAWDENDDGLSPLDTATQVAIPEFDGRIITVPFSFKEIDEDGLTVYVADPERALRVAGIAVRHGRLRHIPPAERRVAVMLSAYPTKHSRIGNAVGLDTPASVVRLLKALRDNGYDIGDDLPGVANLDGDALIHALIAAGGQDADWLTEEQLQGNPVRLPAARYREWYRTLPEDARADMEQHWGEAPGELFVDRSKDPDGEIVLAALRSGNVVVMVQPPRGFGENPIAIYHDPDLPPSHHYLAAYRWLEAEFGADAVVHVGKHGNLEWLPGKTVGMSAGCGPDAALGDLPLIYPFLVNDPGEGTQAKRRAHATLVDHLVPPMARADSYGDIARLEQLLDEHGNIAAMDPAKLPAIRAQIWTLIQAAKLDHDLGISDRPHDAEFDELILHVDGWLCEVKDVQIRDGLHVLGEAPTGETRVNLVLSILQAKQVWAGQVAALPGLREALGLADDTRASTDAVEARARALVQAMEEADWDPAVARTLTDSEDVARILEFGAREVVPRLARTTDEMTNVLHALNGGYVPAGPSGSPLRGLVNVLPTGRNFYSVDPKAVPSKLAWETGQAMADSLLERYRADTGEWPASVGLSVWGTSAMRTAGDDIAEVLALLGVRPVWDDQSRRVTGLEVVPLAELGRPRVDVTVRISGFFRDAFPHVVALLDDAVQLVSGLDEPAEDNFVRAHAEAALAEHGDRRRATMRIFGSKPGAYGAGLLPLIDSRNWRDDADLAEVYAVWGGYAYGRELDGVAARTDMESAYKRIAVAAKNIDTREHDIADSDDYFQYHGGMVATVRALTGKAPAAYVGDSTRPDAVRTRTLHEETNRIFRARVVNPRWLAAMRRHGYKGAFELAATVDYLFGYDATTGVVADWMYEQLTASYVLDPENRKFLSESNPWALHGIAERLLEAADRGLWEHPEAQTLEALRAIYLETEGDLEDGR, encoded by the coding sequence GTGATCCTGCTGTTGTCGACCTCCGACACCGACCTGCTGTCCGCCCGTTCCAGCGGCGCCGACTTCCGGCTGGGCAACCCCGCCCGGCTCGCCGCGGACGACCTGCCCGACCTGCTGGAGGGCGTCGACCTGGTGGTCGTGCGCATCCTGGGCGGGCGGCGGATGTGGGAGGAGGGGCTGGACCTGCTGCTGGCCGGTCCCCGTCCGGTGGTGGTGCTGGGCGGTGAGCAGAACCCCGACGCGCCGCTGATGGAGCTGTCGACGGTGCCGGGCGGCGTCTGCGCGGAGGCGCACGCCTACCTGGCGCACGGCGGTCCGGCGAACCTCGCCGAGCTGCATAAGTTCCTGTCGGACACGGTCCTGCTGACCGGCTTCGGGTTCGCGCCCCCGCGGCCCGCGCCGACGTGGGGCGTCCTGGAACGCCCGGCGCGGGCCGACCGGTCCGACGCCACCCGCGCGGACGGCGGCCGTTCCGGCGACGACCGCACCACCGACAGCGACACCACCGACAGCGACACCACCGGGAGCGCCACCACCGGCGGTCGCACCGCGGGCGGCTCCGACCGCGGTGAAGGCCCCGTGATCGCCGTCCTGTACTACCGGGCGCACCACGTCGCCGGCAACACCGCGTTCGTGCACGCCCTGTGCGACGCGATCGAGGCCAAGGGCGGGCGTCCGCTGCCGGTGTACTGCGCGTCGCTGCGCACGGCGGAGCCGGAACTGCTCGCCGAGCTGGCCAAGGCCGACGCGCTGGTCGTGACCGTGCTGGCGGCGGGCGGCACGAACCCCGCCACCGCCTCGGCGGGCGGCGACGACGACGCGTGGGACGTGGGCGCGCTCGCCGCGCTCGACATCCCGATCCTGCAAGGGCTCTGCCTCACCAGCAGCCGCGCGGCGTGGGACGAGAACGACGACGGCCTCTCCCCGCTGGACACCGCGACGCAGGTCGCGATCCCCGAGTTCGACGGCCGCATCATCACGGTCCCGTTCTCCTTCAAGGAGATCGACGAGGACGGGCTCACGGTCTACGTGGCCGACCCGGAACGCGCGCTGCGCGTCGCCGGCATCGCCGTCCGGCACGGCAGGCTGCGGCACATCCCGCCCGCCGAGCGCCGGGTCGCGGTGATGCTCTCGGCGTACCCGACCAAGCACTCCCGCATCGGCAACGCGGTCGGCCTGGACACCCCCGCCAGCGTCGTGCGGCTGCTCAAGGCCCTGCGGGACAACGGTTACGACATCGGCGACGACCTGCCCGGCGTGGCGAACCTGGACGGTGACGCCCTGATCCACGCGCTGATCGCGGCGGGCGGCCAGGACGCCGACTGGCTGACCGAGGAGCAGCTCCAGGGCAACCCCGTCCGCCTGCCCGCCGCCCGGTACCGCGAGTGGTACCGGACGCTGCCCGAGGACGCCCGCGCCGACATGGAGCAGCACTGGGGCGAGGCTCCCGGCGAGCTGTTCGTGGACCGCTCGAAGGACCCCGACGGCGAGATCGTGCTGGCCGCGCTGCGGTCGGGCAACGTCGTCGTGATGGTCCAGCCGCCGCGCGGCTTCGGTGAGAACCCGATCGCGATCTACCACGACCCCGACCTGCCGCCGAGCCACCACTACCTGGCCGCGTACCGGTGGCTGGAGGCCGAGTTCGGCGCGGACGCCGTGGTGCACGTCGGCAAGCACGGCAACCTGGAGTGGCTGCCCGGCAAGACGGTCGGCATGTCGGCGGGCTGCGGCCCGGACGCGGCGCTGGGCGACCTGCCGCTGATCTACCCGTTCCTGGTCAACGATCCGGGCGAGGGCACGCAGGCCAAGCGCCGCGCGCACGCCACCCTGGTCGACCACCTGGTGCCGCCGATGGCCCGCGCCGACAGCTACGGCGACATCGCGCGCCTGGAGCAGCTGCTGGACGAGCACGGCAACATCGCCGCGATGGACCCGGCCAAGCTGCCCGCCATCCGGGCGCAGATCTGGACGCTGATCCAGGCCGCGAAGCTCGACCACGACCTGGGCATCTCCGACCGGCCGCACGACGCCGAGTTCGACGAGCTGATCCTGCACGTCGACGGCTGGCTGTGCGAGGTCAAGGACGTGCAGATCCGCGACGGCCTGCACGTGCTCGGCGAGGCCCCGACCGGCGAGACGCGCGTCAACCTCGTCCTGTCGATCCTCCAGGCCAAGCAGGTCTGGGCGGGCCAGGTCGCCGCGCTGCCGGGGCTGCGGGAGGCGCTGGGCCTCGCCGACGACACCCGCGCGTCCACCGACGCCGTGGAGGCGCGGGCGCGGGCGCTGGTGCAGGCGATGGAGGAGGCCGACTGGGACCCGGCGGTCGCCCGGACGCTGACCGACTCCGAGGACGTGGCGCGCATCCTGGAGTTCGGCGCGCGCGAGGTCGTGCCGCGGCTGGCGCGCACCACCGACGAGATGACCAACGTGCTGCACGCGTTGAACGGCGGCTACGTGCCGGCGGGGCCGAGCGGTTCCCCGTTGCGCGGCTTGGTGAACGTGCTGCCGACGGGCCGCAACTTCTACTCCGTCGACCCGAAGGCCGTGCCGTCGAAGCTGGCCTGGGAGACCGGCCAGGCGATGGCCGACTCGCTGCTGGAGCGCTACCGCGCCGACACCGGCGAGTGGCCCGCGTCGGTCGGCCTGTCGGTGTGGGGCACCAGCGCCATGCGGACCGCCGGCGACGACATCGCGGAAGTGCTGGCCCTGCTGGGCGTGCGACCGGTGTGGGACGACCAGTCGCGGCGGGTGACCGGCCTGGAGGTCGTGCCCCTGGCCGAGCTGGGCCGACCGCGCGTCGACGTCACGGTGCGCATCAGCGGCTTCTTCCGCGATGCCTTCCCGCACGTGGTGGCGCTGCTCGACGACGCCGTCCAGCTCGTCTCCGGTCTCGACGAGCCCGCCGAGGACAACTTCGTCCGGGCGCACGCGGAGGCCGCGCTGGCGGAGCACGGCGACCGGCGGCGCGCCACCATGCGCATCTTCGGCTCCAAGCCGGGCGCGTACGGCGCGGGCCTGCTGCCGCTGATCGACAGCCGGAACTGGCGCGACGACGCCGACCTCGCCGAGGTGTACGCGGTGTGGGGCGGCTACGCGTACGGTCGCGAACTGGACGGCGTGGCGGCGCGGACGGACATGGAGAGCGCCTACAAGCGCATCGCCGTCGCGGCGAAGAACATCGACACGCGCGAGCACGACATCGCCGACTCGGACGACTACTTCCAGTACCACGGCGGCATGGTGGCGACCGTCCGGGCGCTGACCGGCAAGGCGCCCGCCGCCTACGTCGGCGACAGCACGCGGCCCGACGCGGTGCGCACCCGCACCCTGCACGAGGAGACCAACCGGATCTTCCGCGCACGGGTGGT
- a CDS encoding precorrin-8X methylmutase, with protein MTSYIKDGAEIYRRSFATIRAEADLTGLPADVARVAVRMIHACGMVDLVRDLAYSPGVVSAAREALLAGAPILCDAQMVASGVTRRRLPADNEVLCALGDPRVPALAAELGNTRSAAALELWGDRLGGAVVAIGNAPTALFHLLDLVAAGAPKPAAVLGIPVGFIGAAESKQALAESALEHLVVHGRRGGSAMTAAAVNAIASEEE; from the coding sequence GTGACCAGCTACATCAAGGACGGCGCGGAGATCTACCGCCGCTCGTTCGCCACCATCCGCGCCGAGGCGGACCTGACCGGGCTGCCGGCGGACGTCGCGCGGGTCGCCGTGCGGATGATCCACGCCTGCGGCATGGTCGACCTGGTCCGCGACCTCGCGTACTCGCCCGGCGTCGTGTCCGCCGCGCGGGAGGCGCTGCTGGCCGGCGCGCCGATCCTGTGCGACGCGCAGATGGTCGCCTCGGGCGTCACCCGGCGCAGGCTGCCCGCGGACAACGAGGTGCTGTGCGCGCTGGGCGACCCGCGCGTGCCCGCGCTGGCGGCCGAGCTGGGCAACACCCGCAGCGCCGCCGCGCTGGAGCTGTGGGGCGACCGGCTCGGCGGCGCGGTGGTCGCCATCGGCAACGCGCCGACCGCGCTGTTCCACCTGCTCGACCTCGTCGCGGCGGGCGCGCCGAAGCCGGCGGCCGTGCTGGGCATCCCGGTCGGCTTCATCGGCGCGGCCGAGTCCAAGCAGGCACTGGCGGAGAGCGCCCTGGAGCACCTGGTCGTGCACGGGCGGCGTGGCGGCAGCGCCATGACCGCGGCGGCCGTCAACGCGATCGCGAGCGAGGAAGAATGA